A region of the Streptomyces sp. Mut1 genome:
AGGCTGCCCCACAGGGCGTGCAGCGCGTCGGTCACGGTGCGGGCCGGGGCCCAGCCCAGCTCCCGCCGTGCCAGGCCGGTGTCCAGGGGCCGGTCGCCGGCTCCGGCGTCGCGGCGTACGGCGGCCGCCGGGCCGCGCACGACCGCCGGGGCCGGCCCGTCCGCCCCGGCGATCCGGATCAGCTCGTCCACGGTGTCGGTCAGCCGGACGAGGACGCCCGAGCCGACGTTGACGATGGGCGGCAGCCGGTCCGCGCGCGCCGCGCACAGCACGGCGTCGGCCACGTCCCGGATGTCGACCAGCTCCCGGCGTACGCCGTCGAGCGGCGGCAGCCGCACCTCGGCGGGGTACGCGGCGAGCTGCCGGGCGAACCCCCCGAGCAGGCTGTCGCCGGGCGTGAACGGGCCGAGCGCGATCGGAATCCGCAGCACGGTCGCGTCCACCCGCCCGAGCGCCGCGGCGCGGACGACGGCCCGGGTGCCGGCGAGCTTGGTCTGCGCGTACCGGCCGACGGGGCGGCCCGGCAGTGTCTCCGTCAGCTTCTTGCCGGGGTGCGTGCCGTACTCGTACGCCGAACCGATGTGTACGAGCCGCACCGGCCCCGGCAGGGCGGCGACGGCGTCGACCAGCCGCTGGACCAGGGTCACGTTGCCCTCGGTCAGCTGGTCGTCGGTGACGTTCCACAGGGCGCCCGCCGCGTTCACGACCAGGCCGGGCCGCAGGGCGGCGAGTGCGGCGGCCGGCTCCGCGGGGTCACCTCGGGTGAGGTCCAGGGCCACCGGGCGGCAGCCCTCGGGCAGGTGGTCGGTGCTGCGGGCGACGGCGGCCACGGGGCGGCCCGCGTCGCGCAGCGCGGCGCACACATTGCGGCCGACGAAGCCACTGGCGCCGAGCACCACGGCGGTCGGCCGCCGGTCCGCGGAACCCACTGGGTCCATCAACGACTCCCGGATGTCTGGTCCGTTGGGGCGACGGCCCGGCCGGGCGGTCGTCACTGCCGCCACTATCCACGCGCCCCGGGAATGCACACAGCCGCCGCGGGGCCATGCACCCAATCTCTGGGTGTTTCCCCCGATGCACGCGCGGCCCGGCCCCCCTTGCTCAGGGGACCGGGCCGCGCGGCGCGATCGGCTCAGGAGCCGTCCGGCTGGGCCGGCTGCTCCCGTATCCAGCGGTCGACGGCTTCGGCGGTGGTGTGGGCCAGGTCCTCCATCATCGTGAAGTGGTTGCCGGGCACGTCCACGACGCGGCCCGCCTCGCTCCAGCCCGTCTGCCACTTCTCCGGGGCCAGCCCCTCGCCGCCGGGCATCGGCTGCCCGGCCCGTACGAGCAGCACGGGTGAGGCGAGCGGGCCCGGCCGCCAGCCGCCGAGCAGGTTGAAGTACCAGCTCATCGCGGACAGCCGCGCGGCGTCCATCCGCGCGAAGCCGGCCTCCCGTTCGAACATGCCGCCGAGCAGCTGGTCCTCGAACTGGCCGAGCGAGTCGTCGCCCGGCACATAGGTGTCGACGAGCACGACCCCGGCCGGGGCCCGGCCCTCCCGTTCCAGCCGGGCGGCCGTCGCGTAGGCGAGGACACCACCGGACGACGAGCCGAGCAGCGCGAAGGGCGCGTCCCCGACCTGCTCGCGCACCATCCGCGCCAGCAGCCCGATCAGCGCGTCCTCGGTCGCCGGCAGCGCCTCACCCGTCGCGAATCCGGGCACCGCGAGCGCGGTGACGTCCCGTACGTCACGGAACGCCGAGGCGAACCGCGCGTACTGGTGCACACCCGCGAGCGCCACCTGCGAGCTGAAGCAGACCAGCCGGACCGGCTCGGCGCCCTTGGCCAGCCGGACCGAGGTCGGGGACTCGGCCACCTCGTCGGCGTCGGCGAACGTCGGCCGCAGCCGGGCGACGCTCTGCAGCAGCTCGAAGCCCTCGCGCAGCCTGCGCTCCTCGCAGGCCCGGCGGAACAGCCGGCCGATGGTCTCGTCGGTGTCGGAGGCGGCGACGGGCGCCGCATCCGCACCGTCCGCCGCGCCGGCCGGTGCCGTGCCGAGCAGGGTGTCCAGGTGGCCGGCCAGGTCGAGCGGCGTGGCGTGGTCGAAGGCGACGGTGGCCGGCAGCCGCAGCTCGGTCGCCGCCGCCACCGCGTTGCGCAGCTCCACCGATGTCAGGGAGTCCAGGCCGAGTTCGAGGAACGGCTGCTCGGGCTGGACGGCGTCGGCCGACGCGTGTCCGAGTACGGCGGCGGTGGCGCCGCGCACCAGGTCGAGCACCGCGTCCCGGCGGGCCGCCCCGGCCAGTTCCCGCAGCCGGGGACCGGCGGCGTGCCCGGTGCCGGACGAAGCGGCGGTGCGCCGGGCCGCCGGGCGGGCGAGGCCGCGCAGCAGCGGGGCGGTGTCCGGGCCGAGCGCCGCCGTGTCGAGCCGCATGGGCACGAACTGGGCGCCGTCGGCACGGAGCGTGGTGTCCAGGAGCGCGAGCCCGTCCCGGTCGCTCAGGGCGAGCACACCGCCCCGGGCCATGCGGCCCCGGTCCACCCCGTCGAGCCGGCCGGCCATGCCGTGCTCCCAGGCGCCCCAGGCGAGCGAGCGGCCCGGCAGCCCGTCGGCGCGCCGCTGCTCCGCCAGGGCGTCGAGGAAGGCGTTGGCGGCCGCGTAGTTGGCCTGGCCGGGGGTGCCGAAGGTGGCCGCCGACGAGGAGAACAGCACGAATTCGGCCAGCCCGGTGTCGCGGGTGAGTTCGTGCAGGTGGAGCGCGGCGTCCGCCTTGGCGCGCAGCACCGCGTCGAACCGGTCCGGTGTGAGCGAGGTGATCACCCCGTCGTCCAGGACGCCGGCCAGGTGGACGACGGCGGTCAGCGGATGGGCCGGGTCGACCGCCGCCAGGGCCCCGGCCAGGGCGTCCCGGTCGGCCGTGTCGCAGGCGGCCAGGGTCACTTCGGCGCCCAGCTCCGCGAGTTCGGCCCGCAGGGGCCCGGCGCCGGGGGCGGCCGGTCCGCTGCGGCTGAGCAGCAGCAGGTGCCGTACGCCGTGCCCGGTGACCAGGTGCCGGGCGACCAGGCCGCCGAGGGCGCCCGTGGCCCCGGTGACCAGCACGGTGCCGTCCGGGTCCCAGGCGGTGCCCGGCTCCTCGGACACGGCGACCCGGGCAAGCCTGGCCGCGCGCAACTCACCGCCCCTGATCGCCAGTTGGGGTTCTCCGGTGCGGAAGGCCGCGGGCAGGGCGAGGACCGATGCCGCCGCCTCGTCGAGGTCCACGAGGTGGAAGCGGCCGGGGTTCTCCGACTGGGCGGTCCGCACCAGGCCCCAGAGCGGCGCACACGCCAGGTCGTCCGGGCGCCCGGTGCCGTCGCCGAGCGCGCCCCGGGTGACGAAGACCAGCCTCGCCCCGGCGAACCGCTCGTCGGCGACCCAGGTCTGCACGGTCCGCAGCGCCTCGCCCGTGATGTCCCGTACGGCGCGGGCGGGGTCGGCCCCGAGGTCGGAGGCGACGGAGACCAGGACGGTCCCGGGCAGGGTCATGCCCGCCGAGGCCGCGGCCGACAGGGCCTCCAGGTCGGCGAACGACTCGGTCCACACTCCCGCCCCGGTCAGCGTGTCCATGATGCCCAGCGCGTCCGTGCCGACCAGCGCGCAGCGGCCCTGATCCGCGCCCTGCTCCGCGCCCGTCTCCGGGACCGGCTGCCAGTCGACGCGGAACAGCCCGTCGGCGGGTGACGCCTCGCGGGGGCGTCCGACGGCGTGGGGCCGCAGCGTGAGCGAGGCGATCGTGGCGACCGCCCGCCCTGCCGGGTCCACGGCGCTGAGCGCCACTTCCTCGGCGCCGGTCGCGGTGAGCCGTACGCGCAGTGCGGTGGCGCCCTGCGCGTACAGGGCGGCGCCCGCGAAGGAGAACGGCACGAGCCGGCCGGCGGCACCGGGCAGCAGGTGGGCGAGTCCGTGCAGGGCCGCGTCGAGCAGGGCGGGGTGCAGCCCGTACCGCCCGGTGTCCTGCGGGGCCGGTTCGGGCAGCGCCACCTCGGCGTACAGCTCGCCGTCGCGCCGCCAGGCCGCACGCAGCCCCTGGAAGGCGGGGCCGTAGGCGACGCCGGTCCCGTCCGGGTCCTGGTCGCCTTCGTAGAGCCCGTCGAGCGGAACCTCCAGCGCGCCGTGCGGCGGCCAGACGGAGGTGTCGAACGGCTCCCCGCCGGACGGGGCGGCAGCGGCGAGTGTCCCCGTCGCGTGCAGCGTCCAGGGCGCCTCGGCCGGTGCGTCGGCCGGCCGGGAGGAGATCCGTACGGTGTGGTTCCCGGCCGGGCCCGCGGGCCCGGTCAGGACCTGGAGCTGCCGGTCGCCCGCGTCCAGGGGGAGGGGCGCGGACAGCACCAGTTCGTCCACGAGCGCGCAGCCGGCGTGGTCGCCCGCGTGCACGGCCAGGTCGACGAGCGCGGTGCCGGGCAGCAGCACCGCCCCGGCGACGAGGTGGTCCGCGAGCCACGGGTGGGCGGCGGTGGAGAGCCGCCCGGTGCAGACGGACCCGCCGCCGGAGAGCGGGACGCAGGCGCCGAGCAGCGGGTGGTCGGCGCCGCTGAGTCCGGCGCCCGCCAGGTCGGCCGGGGCCGAGGCGTTCTCGGCCCAGTACCGCTGGTGGTGGAACGCGTACGTCGGCAGGTCGACGCGGCGCGCCCCCGTGCCCTCGTAGAACTCCGGCCGCCGCACCCCGCTTCCGTGGACGAGCAGCGGGGCGAGCGCCGCGGCGAGCGTCCCGGTCTCGGACCGGCCGCGGCGCAGGACGGCGGCGCGCACGACCGGTGCCGCCCCGGTGTCCTCGGTGTCGTCGCCCGCGAGGCACTCCCCGACGGCGGCTGTGAGAACGGGGTCCGGGCCGAGTTCGACGAAGGTGCCGGCCCCGGCCGTGTGCAGCCGGGTGACCGCGTCGTGGAAGCGCACGGTCTCGCGGACCTGCCGCACCCAGTACTCCGGTGTCCCGAAGGCGTCCGGCTCGGCGGCGAGCAGGCCGCCGGTCGGCACGACGGGGATCTCGGCCGGCCGGTAGGTGACGGACTCGGCGACCCGGCGGAACTCCTCCAGCATCGGGTCCATCCGGGCCGAGTGGAAGGCGTGGCTCACCCGCAGCTGCTTGGCCCGGCGGTCCGCGAACCGCCCGGCCACCGCGAGGACGGCTTCCTCCTCGCCCGACAGCACCACGGCCCTGGGGCCGTTGACCGCGGCGAGGTCCACGCCCTCACCCAGCAGGGGGGTGACCTCCGCCTCCGTCGCCCGCAGCGCCAGCATCGTGCCGCCCGCCGGGAGCGCCTGCATCAGCCGGGCGCGGGCCGCGACCAGCCGGCAGGCGTCCGGCAGGGACAGGACGCCCGCGACATGGGCGGCGGCCAGTTCCCCGACCGAGTGGCCGGCCAGCTCGTCGGGGACGACGCCGAAGGACTCCAGCAGCCGGTACAGGGCCACTTCGAGGGCGAACAGCGCGGGCTGCGCGTACCCCGTGCCCGACAGGGCCTCCTCGTCGGTGAACATCAACTCGCGCAGGGAAGTGCCGAGTTCGGTGTCGAGGTGGGCGCACACCGCGTCCAGGGCCTCGGTGAACGCGGGCGCGGACGCGTACAGCTCGCTGCCCATGCCGACGCGCTGGCTGCCCTGTCCGGTGAACAGCACCGCGACCCGGCGCCGCGCGGCCCGGCCGTGTGCGACGCCCGGTGCGGTGGTGCCGGCCGCGATGGCGTCCAGCCCGGCGAGCAGTCCTTCCCGGTCGGTGGCGACCGTGAGCGCCCGGTGGTCGAAGAGGGGCCGGGTGGTGGCGAGCGAGTAGGCGGCGTCGAGCGGGTCGAGCCCGGGGTGCCGTGCGAGGTGGTCGCGCAGGGCGGCGGCCTGGCCGGGCACGGCCGCCTCGGTGCGGGCCGACACCATCAGCGGCAGCACGGGCGGCGCCGGCCGGGTGGCGGGCGCCGCTCCGGCCGCCTGCCGCCCTGCCGGGGCCTCCAGGATGACGTGCGCGTTGGTGCCGCTGATGCCGAAGGAGGAGACACCGGCCCGGCGGGGGCGGTCGGTCTCGGGCCAGGAGACCGTCTCGGTGAGCAGTTCGACCTGCCCGCCCGCCCAGTCGACCTCCTCGCTCGGCCGGTCCACGTGCAGGGTCGGCGGGAGCACGCCGTGCCGCATGGCCTGCACCATCTTGATGATGCCGCCGACGCCCGCGGCGGCCTGGGCGTGCCCGATGTTCGACTTGAGGGAGCCGAGCCACAGCGGCCGGTCCTCCGGCCGGTCCTGGCCGTAGGTGGCCAGCAGTGCCTGGGCCTCGATGGGGTCGCCGAGCACGGTTCCGGTGCCGTGGCCCTCGACGGCGTCCACCTCGGCGGGCCGCAGCCCGGCCCGGTCCAGGGCCTGCCGGATGACGCGCTGCTGGGCGGGGCCGTTGGGCGCGGTCAGGCCGTTGGACGCGCCGTCCTGGTTGACGGCCGAGCCGCGGACGACCGCCAGTACGCGGTGTCCGTGGCGGCGCGCGTCGGAGAGCCGCTCCAGCATCAGCATGCCGACGCCCTCGGCCCATCCGGTGCCGTCGGCGGTGGACGAGAAGGACTTGCAGCGGCCGTCGGGGGCGAGGCCCCGCTGCCGGCTGAAGTCGATGAAGGTGCCCGGGGTCGCCATCACGGTCACCCCGCCGGCCAGCGCCGTGTCGCACTCGCCCGCGCGCAGTGCCTGTGCCGCGAGGTGCAGCGACACCAGCGAGGAGGAGCAGGCGGTGTCGACCGTCACCGCGGGTCCTTCGAGGCCCATCAGGTAGGCGACGCGGCCGGTGACGACGCTGCCGGCCGAACCGGTGCCGAGGAACCCTTCGGCGCCCTTGGGGATGGTGTGCAGCCGGGCCAGGTAGTCGTGGTACATGACGCCCGCGAAGACCCCGGTGCGCCGGCCGCGCAGGGTGGCGGGGTCGATTCCCGCGGATTCGACGGCCTCCCAGGACGTTTCCAGGAGGAGGCGCTGCTGCGGGTCCATGACCAGCGCCTCGCGCGGCGAGATCCCGAAGAACGCCGCGTCGAACTCGGCCGCCTCGTGCAGGAACCCGCCCTCGCGCACATAGCTCGCGCCCCCGGTGTCCGGGTCGGCGTCGTAGAGCCGCTCCAGGTCCCAGCCCCGGTCGTCGGGGAAGGGGGTGACGCCGTCGGAGCCGGTACGCACCAGGTCCCACAGGTCGTCGGGGCTGCGGACGCCGCCGGGGTAGCGGCAGGCCATGCCGACGATGACGATGGGGTCGTCGGCGTCCGCGCGGCCCGCGCGCCGTGCGGGCGCGGCCGGTTCGGCGGGCTCCTCCCCGAACAGCCGCTCCAGCACATGGCGGGCGACGGCCTCGGCGGTGGGGTGGTCGAAGACGAGGGTCGCGGAGAGCCGCAGCCCGGTCGCGGCGTTGAGGTGGTTGCGCAGTTCGACCGCGGTGAGCGAGTCGAAGCCCAGCTCGCGGAAGGGCAGGTCGGGCGCCACGTCGTGGGCCGAGCCGTGGCCGAGCACGGTTGCCGCCCGTTCCCGGACCAGTTCGCACAGGGCGGCGAACCGCTCCTCGGGCGGGAGCGGGGTGAGCCGGCCGGTCAGCGAGTCCGCCGTGGCCGTGCCGGCGGCGGCGGCGCGCCGGCGCGGGGCGCGGACCAGGCCTCGGAAGACCGGCGGCAGGTGTTCGGCGGACTCCCGCAGTACGGCGAGGTCGAGACGGACGGGCAGCACGGCGGCGTGCCCGGTGGCGGCCGCCAGATCGAACAGGGCGGTGCCGTCGGTGACGGACAGCGGCACCACACCGCCGCGCGCCATGCGCCGCCGGTCGGCCTCGCCGAGTTCGCCGGTCATCTCGCCCGAGCCGTCCCACAGGCCCCAGCCCAGGGAGAGCCCGGGGAGTCCTTCGGTGCGGCGGCGCTGGGCGAGCGCGTCGAGGAAGGCGTTGGCGGCCGCGTAGTTGCCCTGTCCGGGCGCGCCGAGCGCGGCGGAGACCGAGGAGAACAGGACGAACGCCGACAGCGGCGCGTCGCGCGTCAGTTCGTGCAGGTGCAGTGCGGCGTCCACCTTGGGCCGCAGCACCCGCGCCACCTGCTCCGGCGTCATGGACGTCACCGTCGCGTCCGCGAGGACACCGGCTGTGTGCACGACTCCAGTCAGCGGGTGTGCGTCGGGCACGGTGGCGAGCGCGGCGGCCAGGGCGTCCCGGTCCGCAGCGTCGCAGGCGAGGAGGCCGACTTCGGCGCCGAGGCCGGTCAGCTCGGCGACCAGCCCGGCGGCGCCCGGCGCGGCCGGCCCGCGCCGGCTGAGCAGCAGCAGGTGCCGGACGCCGTGGGCGGTGACCAGGTGCCGGGCGATCACTCC
Encoded here:
- a CDS encoding NAD-dependent epimerase/dehydratase family protein; this translates as MDPVGSADRRPTAVVLGASGFVGRNVCAALRDAGRPVAAVARSTDHLPEGCRPVALDLTRGDPAEPAAALAALRPGLVVNAAGALWNVTDDQLTEGNVTLVQRLVDAVAALPGPVRLVHIGSAYEYGTHPGKKLTETLPGRPVGRYAQTKLAGTRAVVRAAALGRVDATVLRIPIALGPFTPGDSLLGGFARQLAAYPAEVRLPPLDGVRRELVDIRDVADAVLCAARADRLPPIVNVGSGVLVRLTDTVDELIRIAGADGPAPAVVRGPAAAVRRDAGAGDRPLDTGLARRELGWAPARTVTDALHALWGSLRVPVPMPRHHI
- a CDS encoding thioesterase domain-containing protein; the protein is MAESPTSVRLAKGAEPVRLVCFSSQVALAGVHQYARFASAFRDVRDVTALAVPGFATGEALPATEDALIGLLARMVREQVGDAPFALLGSSSGGVLAYATAARLEREGRAPAGVVLVDTYVPGDDSLGQFEDQLLGGMFEREAGFARMDAARLSAMSWYFNLLGGWRPGPLASPVLLVRAGQPMPGGEGLAPEKWQTGWSEAGRVVDVPGNHFTMMEDLAHTTAEAVDRWIREQPAQPDGS